In Primulina huaijiensis isolate GDHJ02 chromosome 6, ASM1229523v2, whole genome shotgun sequence, a single window of DNA contains:
- the LOC140979357 gene encoding probable histone-arginine methyltransferase 1.3 isoform X2 produces the protein MENNMLDDQDFLVASISQLSISSNSSQPVVARFRPEWLQFDLDSDSNNLVRFELRNSKLFKLGPSQSVCVSEASEVNKEKNYSRGITIQFINEEESRAFHCAFEQRKKDVTVQGSFLPNGTVLSKSKFEDKIEASSAKMYFHYYGQLLHQQNMMQDYVRTGTYYAAVMENRADFVDRVVVDVGAGSGILSLFAAQAGAKHVYAVEASDMAEYARKLVAGNPLLRQKITVVKGKVEEVELPEKADILISEPMGTLLINERMLESYIIARDRFLIPNGKMFPGLGRIHMAPFSDEYLYTEIANKALFWQQQNYYGVNLTPLHSAAFQGYFSQPVVDAFDPRLLVALAVSHEINFMSSKEEELYEIDIPLRFIASVGTRIHGLACWFDVLFDGSTVQRWLTTAPGAPTTHWYQLRCVLSQPIYVMPGQEITGRLRMVAHKAQSYTLDLILSAKMWGPGAEQGGILQTSSGKFDLKEPYYRMSQPQAYPMAQEQTPQQLLQTQDLPTLSQDEEGSDLLQ, from the exons ATGGAGAATAATATGCtggatgatcaagatttttTGGTAGCTTCGATTTCACAGCTATCGATTTCGAGCAATTCTTCGCAGCCGGTGGTTGCGCGGTTTCGCCCCGAATGGCTTCAATTTGACTTGGACTCCGATTCAAATAACTTAGTCCGATTCGAGCTACGCAACTCCAAG CTTTTCAAGCTAGGACCATCGCAATCAGTATGTGTATCTGAGGCTTCTGAAGTAAATAAGGAG AAGAACTACTCAAGGGGAATCACCATACAGTTTATAAATGAGGAGGAAAGTAGGGCTTTCCATTGTGCATTTGAACAACGGAAGAAAGACGTGACTGTTCAAG GATCATTTTTGCCAAATGGAACAGTGTTATCTAAAAGTAAATTTGAGGACAAAATAGAGGCATCCTCTGCCAAAATGTACTTTCATTACTATGGACAGCTTTTACACCAGCAAAATATGATGCAAGATTATGTGAGGACAG GAACTTATTATGCAGCTGTCATGGAGAATCGTGCTGATTTTGTTGATCGTGTGGTAGTTGATGTTGGTGCAGGTAGTGGCATCTTGTCATTGTTTGCTGCTCAG GCCGGTGCCAAACATGTGTATGCTGTTGAAGCATCGGACATGGCAGAATATGCTCGTAAACTTGTAGCTGGGAATCCATTGCTCCGCCAAAAAATAACA GTTGTAAAAGGTAAAGTTGAAGAGGTTGAATTACCTGAGAAGGCAGATATTTTAATTTCCGAGCCAATGG GCACTTTGCTAATCAATGAAAGAATGCTCGAGTCATACATAATTGCGAGAGATAGATTCCTTATTCCAAATGGGAAAATGTTTCCAGGTTTAGGAAG GATACACATGGCACCATTCAGTGATGAGTATTTGTACACGGAAATTGCAAACAAG GCTTTATTTTGGCAGCAACAAAATTATTATGGCGTAAATTTGACACCTTTACATAGTGCTGCATTTCAAGGATACTTCTCACAG CCAGTCGTAGATGCTTTTGATCCAAGATTATTGGTGGCTCTTGCAGTTTCCCACGAGATAAATTTCATGTCCTCCAAG GAGGAAGAATTATATGAAATTGACATCCCATTGAGGTTTATAGCTTCCGTAGGCACCAGAATCCACGGTTTGGCTTGTTGGTTTGACGTGTTGTTTGATGGAAG CACTGTACAAAGGTGGCTCACCACTGCTCCTGGTGCACCTACGACACACTGGTACCAGCTACGATGTGTATTGTCCCAGCCAATTTATGTGATGCCTGGTCAAGAGATAACAGGTCGACTACGTATGGTTGCTCATAAAGCACAGAGTTATACCCTTGACCTAATATTATCAG CTAAAATGTGGGGCCCTGGTGCTGAACAAGGAGGAATACTACAGACGTCATCTGGTAAATTTGATCTCAAAGAGCCCTATTACCGGATGTCTCAACCTCAGGCGTATCCAATGGCCCAAGAACAAACTCCTCAGCAGCTACTGCAAACACAG GATTTACCAACACTATCCCAAGATGAAGAAGGTTCAGATTTATTGCAGTAA
- the LOC140979357 gene encoding probable histone-arginine methyltransferase 1.3 isoform X1, giving the protein MENNMLDDQDFLVASISQLSISSNSSQPVVARFRPEWLQFDLDSDSNNLVRFELRNSKLFKLGPSQSVCVSEASEVNKEKNYSRGITIQFINEEESRAFHCAFEQRKKDVTVQGSFLPNGTVLSKSKFEDKIEASSAKMYFHYYGQLLHQQNMMQDYVRTGTYYAAVMENRADFVDRVVVDVGAGSGILSLFAAQAGAKHVYAVEASDMAEYARKLVAGNPLLRQKITVVKGKVEEVELPEKADILISEPMGTLLINERMLESYIIARDRFLIPNGKMFPGLGRIHMAPFSDEYLYTEIANKALFWQQQNYYGVNLTPLHSAAFQGYFSQPVVDAFDPRLLVALAVSHEINFMSSKEEELYEIDIPLRFIASVGTRIHGLACWFDVLFDGSSTVQRWLTTAPGAPTTHWYQLRCVLSQPIYVMPGQEITGRLRMVAHKAQSYTLDLILSAKMWGPGAEQGGILQTSSGKFDLKEPYYRMSQPQAYPMAQEQTPQQLLQTQDLPTLSQDEEGSDLLQ; this is encoded by the exons ATGGAGAATAATATGCtggatgatcaagatttttTGGTAGCTTCGATTTCACAGCTATCGATTTCGAGCAATTCTTCGCAGCCGGTGGTTGCGCGGTTTCGCCCCGAATGGCTTCAATTTGACTTGGACTCCGATTCAAATAACTTAGTCCGATTCGAGCTACGCAACTCCAAG CTTTTCAAGCTAGGACCATCGCAATCAGTATGTGTATCTGAGGCTTCTGAAGTAAATAAGGAG AAGAACTACTCAAGGGGAATCACCATACAGTTTATAAATGAGGAGGAAAGTAGGGCTTTCCATTGTGCATTTGAACAACGGAAGAAAGACGTGACTGTTCAAG GATCATTTTTGCCAAATGGAACAGTGTTATCTAAAAGTAAATTTGAGGACAAAATAGAGGCATCCTCTGCCAAAATGTACTTTCATTACTATGGACAGCTTTTACACCAGCAAAATATGATGCAAGATTATGTGAGGACAG GAACTTATTATGCAGCTGTCATGGAGAATCGTGCTGATTTTGTTGATCGTGTGGTAGTTGATGTTGGTGCAGGTAGTGGCATCTTGTCATTGTTTGCTGCTCAG GCCGGTGCCAAACATGTGTATGCTGTTGAAGCATCGGACATGGCAGAATATGCTCGTAAACTTGTAGCTGGGAATCCATTGCTCCGCCAAAAAATAACA GTTGTAAAAGGTAAAGTTGAAGAGGTTGAATTACCTGAGAAGGCAGATATTTTAATTTCCGAGCCAATGG GCACTTTGCTAATCAATGAAAGAATGCTCGAGTCATACATAATTGCGAGAGATAGATTCCTTATTCCAAATGGGAAAATGTTTCCAGGTTTAGGAAG GATACACATGGCACCATTCAGTGATGAGTATTTGTACACGGAAATTGCAAACAAG GCTTTATTTTGGCAGCAACAAAATTATTATGGCGTAAATTTGACACCTTTACATAGTGCTGCATTTCAAGGATACTTCTCACAG CCAGTCGTAGATGCTTTTGATCCAAGATTATTGGTGGCTCTTGCAGTTTCCCACGAGATAAATTTCATGTCCTCCAAG GAGGAAGAATTATATGAAATTGACATCCCATTGAGGTTTATAGCTTCCGTAGGCACCAGAATCCACGGTTTGGCTTGTTGGTTTGACGTGTTGTTTGATGGAAG TAGCACTGTACAAAGGTGGCTCACCACTGCTCCTGGTGCACCTACGACACACTGGTACCAGCTACGATGTGTATTGTCCCAGCCAATTTATGTGATGCCTGGTCAAGAGATAACAGGTCGACTACGTATGGTTGCTCATAAAGCACAGAGTTATACCCTTGACCTAATATTATCAG CTAAAATGTGGGGCCCTGGTGCTGAACAAGGAGGAATACTACAGACGTCATCTGGTAAATTTGATCTCAAAGAGCCCTATTACCGGATGTCTCAACCTCAGGCGTATCCAATGGCCCAAGAACAAACTCCTCAGCAGCTACTGCAAACACAG GATTTACCAACACTATCCCAAGATGAAGAAGGTTCAGATTTATTGCAGTAA